In one window of Gouania willdenowi chromosome 8, fGouWil2.1, whole genome shotgun sequence DNA:
- the carhsp1 gene encoding calcium-regulated heat-stable protein 1, translating to MASQAPPFQGLRPVTPPLHPAGSPRSTETLQAPPCRQRDRSPSPMRSHLIPSPLPTRRNRTFSATARATEGPSFTGVCKNFCRSKGHGFITPSDGGNDVFVHISDVEGEYVPVEGDEVSYKICAIPPKYEKVQAVEVTITHLNPGSKHETWTGHVVNS from the exons ATGGCTTCCCAAGCTCCGCCTTTCCAGGGCCTGCGGCCCGTCACTCCTCCGTTGCACCCGGCAGGATCTCCACGTTCAACAG AGACTCTGCAGGCTCCGCCCTGCAGACAGAGAGACCGCTCCCCCTCCCCCATGAGAAGTCACCTCATCCCCAGCCCTCTGCCCACACGCAGGAACCGGACCTTCTCAgc GACGGCCAGAGCGACGGAGGGTCCCAGCTTTACCGGAGTTTGTAAAAATTTCTGCCGCTCCAAAGGCCACGGCTTCATCACGCCATCGGACGGAGGCAACGACGTCTTTGTCCACATCTCAGA TGTGGAGGGCGAGTACGTGCCTGTGGAAGGAGACGAGGTGAGCTACAAGATCTGCGCCATTCCTCCTAAATACGAGAAGGTGCAGGCGGTGGAGGTCACCATCACCCACCTCAACCCAGGCTCCAAACACGAGACCTGGACGGGACACGTGGTCAACAGCTGA